The following proteins come from a genomic window of Ictalurus furcatus strain D&B chromosome 12, Billie_1.0, whole genome shotgun sequence:
- the LOC128616020 gene encoding meiosis inhibitor protein 1 produces MLLSVSVNCLNSLIRFLSRGRPAIVQHVVCQPWNGFLLYSLLNSGEYLTLHPATLSLMTLLVRWSGNRVQWESNIVCVCETAEKTGLKELSGNTIHTLKCLLIEGSECSLSEDVKLRVESLLESLHHLRPSETSTGSLLRVGRLSICLADFTVNH; encoded by the exons ATGCTCCTCAGTGTGTCTGTGAACTGTCTGAACTCACTCATACGCTTCCTGAGCAGAGGCAGACCAGCTATAG ttcagcaTGTGGTGTGTCAGCCCTGGAATGGTTTCTTGCTGTACTCTCTGCTGAATTCAGGAGAATATCTTACACTGCACCCAGCAACACTCAGCTTAATGACTCTg ctggtcCGTTGGTCTGGAAACAGAGTGCAGTGGGAGTcgaacattgtgtgtgtgtgtgaaactgctGAGAAAACAGGACTGAAAGAGTTGAGTGGAAACACCATACACACTCTTAAGTGTCTGCTGATTGAg ggcAGTGAGTGTTCTCTGAGTGAAGATGTGAAACTGAGAGTGGAGAGCCTGTTAGAGTCCCTCCACCATCTGCGTCCTTCAGAGACCAGCACTGGCTCTTTACT TCGAGTGGGACGTTTATCCATCTGCCTTGCTGACTTCACTGTGAATCACTAG